One window of the Cryptomeria japonica chromosome 7, Sugi_1.0, whole genome shotgun sequence genome contains the following:
- the LOC131855847 gene encoding protein NRT1/ PTR FAMILY 5.3-like: MAVDEAELALDGSVDLKGKPVVREKTGGWRACSLIIGYEFVERMAFAGISANLAVYLTTKLHEGTVSSAKNVSNWSGTTWITPLLGAYIADTYMGRFWTFMIFSCIYILGMGIMTLAVTLKSLRPPECRPNEVCQKASSLQIGIFYFALYLLALATGGTKPCITTFGADQFDDFHTKEKLQKNSFFNWWIFVVFCGSLLGQTLIVYVQDNISWGLASGIITAGLTISYFLFIIGIPLYRHKLPAGSPLKRMAKVIGRVIKNWKVRVPTDASSLYEVDSKEYHSQGRYPIAHTKSLRFMDKASVGNTRGSIPCTVTDVEETKLVIRILPIWLTLILPSSLLIQCSTLFVKQGMTLDRHLGSNFKISASSIGFLLQVSMLLVLLIYNRFLVPVFRRFTGNPRGITILQRIGVGMVLYTIAMVAAMLTEIKRLGVIKSHGLADNANAIVPRSIFILLPQFCIIGVAEGFLEVAKLEFFYDQAPESMQSLGNSLDAATLGVGAFLNSVILNAVNNITGRDGHQSWILDNLNASRFHYYYALLAVLNTINLIFFLTVSCFYTYKTETTQALGKESTKAIEIICSNNQNAGGIEHGIQCDQH; the protein is encoded by the exons TTGTTGAAAGAATGGCTTTTGCGGGCATATCGGCAAACTTAGCGGTGTATCTGACCACAAAGCTGCATGAAGGCACCGTTTCTTCCGCTAAGAATGTCAGCAATTGGAGTGGCACTACGTGGATTACTCCCTTACTTGGGGCATACATTGCCGATACATACATGGGCCGCTTCTGGACGTTCATGATATTTTCTTGTATATATATTCTG GGAATGGGGATTATGACTCTTGCAGTTACGTTGAAGTCTCTGAGACCACCAGAATGCCGACCCAATGAAGTCTGCCAAAAGGCATCGTCTCTGCAGATTGGGATTTTCTACTTTGCTTTATATCTTCTTGCTTTGGCTACTGGAGGAACAAAACCATGCATCACCACTTTCGGTGCAGATCAGTTTGATGATTTTCATACCAAGGAAAAGTTGCAGAAGAACAGTTTTTTCaattggtggatttttgttgtcTTCTGTGGAAGTCTGTTGGGTCAGACACTAATTGTGTATGTTCAAGACAACATTAGCTGGGGACTGGCCAGTGGAATCATAACTGCAGGCCTAACCATATCTTATTTTCTGTTCATTATTGGAATTCCACTGTATAGACATAAACTTCCGGCAGGTAGCCCGTTGAAGAGAATGGCCAAAGTAATTGGTAGGGTTATTAAGAACTGGAAAGTTCGCGTTCCTACAGATGCATCTTCTCTTTATGAAGTGGATTCAAAGGAATACCATAGTCAGGGTCGATACCCAATTGCTCATACAAAATCTCTGAG ATTTATGGACAAAGCATCAGTAGGGAATACCCGTGGCTCAATTCCCTGCACTGTGACAGATGTGGAGGAGACAAAGCTCGTGATAAGAATCCTTCCAATATGGCTGACGCTCATTCTTCCAAGTTCTTTATTAATTCAATGCAGCACACTCTTCGTAAAGCAGGGCATGACTCTGGATAGGCATTTGGGTTCTAACTTTAAAATTTCTGCATCTAGTATTGGTTTTCTTCTTCAAGTATCCATGCTACTCGTCCTTCTAATCTATAATCGCTTCTTAGTTCCAGTGTTCCGAAGATTCACTGGAAATCCACGAGGCATAACTATATTACAGAGAATAGGGGTTGGTATGGTACTCTATACTATTGCCATGGTAGCCGCTATGCTAACAGAAATCAAAAGGCTGGGTGTTATTAAAAGCCATGGGCTTGCAGATAATGCGAATGCAATTGTGCCTCGGAGCATCTTCATACTGCTTCCGCAGTTTTGTATAATAGGCGTAGCAGAAGGGTTTCTAGAAGTAGCAAAACTGGAGTTCTTTTATGACCAAGCGCCTGAGAGTATGCAAAGTTTGGGAAATTCATTGGACGCAGCCACGCTGGGAGTTGGTGCCTTTCTCAACAGTGTTATTCTCAATGCTGTAAACAACATTACAGGAAGAGATGGCCATCAAAGCTGGATATTAGATAATTTGAATGCCTCACGTTTCCATTACTATTACGCCTTGTTAGCTGTTCTTAATACCATCAATTTAATTTTCTTCTTGACTGTGTCTTGCTTCTACACATACAAAACAGAAACAACCCAAGCTCTGGGTAAAGAGTCAACCAAAGCAATAGAAATAATTTGCAGTAACAACCAGAATGCTGGAGGAATTGAACATGGTATTCAATGCGACCAGCATTAA